The Apium graveolens cultivar Ventura chromosome 11, ASM990537v1, whole genome shotgun sequence genome has a window encoding:
- the LOC141697516 gene encoding uncharacterized protein LOC141697516, with protein sequence MECSNRALAKYAREARFRPLTDIHRVETRPPKVFKGESMDITFREADTRWVHHPHNDALVISIHIGTKNVHRAFVDNGSSTNILYYSTFKKMGLPDQDMSGEDSWVYGFSGAGVRVMGSIWLPCTLGESPLSVTKMLEFKVLNQESSHKVLLG encoded by the coding sequence ATGGAATGCAGCAACCGAGCCTTGGCAAAATACGCTAGGGAAGCCCGGTTCAGGCCTCTCACAGACATTCATAGGGTGGAAACTCGGCCACCCAAGGTGTTTAAGGGTGAGTCCATGGATATCACCTTCAGAGAAGCAGATACCCGATGGGTACATCATCCCCACAATGATGCGCTGGTTATTTCCATCCATATCGGAACCAAGAATGTCCATAGAGCCTTCGTGGATAATGGAAGCTCGACAAACATCCTCTATTACAGCACCTTCAAAAAGATGGGACTACCTGATCAGGATATGTCGGGGGAAGACTCGTGGGTCTATGGTTTTTCAGGCGCAGGAGTTAGAGTCATGGGGTCGATTTGGCTGCCATGTACTCTGGGGGAAAGCCCATTGTCGGTAACAAAGATGCTTGAATTTAAGGTCCTGAATCAGGAATCGTCCCACAAAGTGTTATTGGGATGA